A single Streptomyces sp. Edi2 DNA region contains:
- a CDS encoding ABC transporter permease, translating into MVRRLVRRIAGLLATLFAASFVIFASVYAAPGDPAVFLAGGRDKLTPEKIATVRAQYHLDEPLVVQYGRWLWDCVHTDLGKSFRYGDRVADLLAARLPTTLELVGYATVLFVVLGVGAGVLAAVRRGWVDSAVVGATTLAGSVPSFVAALALIALFGVRLGWFPVTGGGTGFAGTVHHLTLPALSMALGALAIISRVTRQAMLDAAAADHVEVARACGVPEREIVVRHVLRNALGPIVTMCGLVTAGMLAGTVVIETAFGISGIGSLLVGAINTHDFPVAQAVLLLMVTGYILATTLVDLVHPLLDPRVKAARSTV; encoded by the coding sequence GTGGTCCGCAGACTCGTGCGGCGCATCGCCGGCCTCCTCGCGACGCTGTTCGCCGCCTCCTTCGTCATCTTCGCGTCCGTCTACGCCGCCCCCGGCGACCCGGCGGTCTTCCTCGCCGGCGGCCGCGACAAGCTCACCCCCGAGAAGATCGCCACCGTCCGCGCGCAGTACCACCTAGACGAACCGCTGGTCGTCCAGTACGGCCGGTGGCTGTGGGACTGCGTGCACACCGACCTGGGCAAATCCTTCCGCTACGGAGACCGGGTGGCCGATCTGCTGGCCGCCCGGCTGCCCACCACCCTCGAACTCGTCGGCTACGCGACGGTGCTGTTCGTCGTGCTGGGCGTCGGCGCCGGGGTGCTGGCGGCGGTCCGCCGCGGCTGGGTGGACTCCGCGGTCGTCGGCGCCACCACCCTCGCCGGCTCCGTCCCCTCCTTCGTCGCCGCCCTCGCGCTGATCGCGCTCTTCGGGGTGCGGCTCGGCTGGTTCCCGGTGACCGGCGGCGGAACGGGCTTCGCCGGGACCGTCCACCACCTCACCCTGCCCGCCCTGTCCATGGCCCTGGGCGCGCTGGCGATCATCAGCCGGGTCACCCGGCAGGCCATGCTGGATGCCGCGGCCGCCGACCATGTGGAAGTCGCCCGTGCCTGCGGCGTCCCCGAGCGCGAGATCGTGGTGCGGCATGTGCTGCGCAACGCCCTCGGGCCGATCGTCACCATGTGCGGTCTGGTCACCGCCGGCATGCTGGCCGGCACCGTCGTCATCGAGACCGCCTTCGGGATCAGCGGCATCGGCTCGCTGCTCGTCGGGGCCATCAACACCCATGACTTCCCCGTCGCCCAGGCCGTCCTGCTGCTGATGGTCACCGGCTACATCCTCGCCACCACCCTCGTCGACCTCGTGCACCCCCTGCTCGACCCGCGGGTCAAGGCCGCAAGGAGCACCGTATGA
- a CDS encoding ABC transporter substrate-binding protein, producing the protein MKRSSRPTAPLLAAAVAALALSAAGCSGATHTLGGGKTLNAADLRLTPTTAKATGRLGTVNWLLEDEPDSLDLDTQGTSAGRAVLTNVCERLYQLQPDMSVRPFLARKVTRPDPTTLVLSLRDDVTFHDGAKMTADDVLWSLKRHADPDMEQADEFGNVKKMAATGPHEITITFKQPDALFTKALAGDAGLVYHRSQVQAAGAEFGTPGRGDACSGPYELTSWKSGDSLTIRRYDGYWGRKPLTRQVVFRWASDSAFVNALTTGAADGGYAESPNTAAALAGRKGLTEHYGPSTASLALIPTERGGLKNPAIRRALSLALDRAGIAASGYGGLVQPWAAPVGSGAWGYAKPAFSAAQHTLNASAPARPDAAALARARRLVKAAGAPAEPIVIGTDASQGRTVIANAVRAALQRIGLVGQIKTVPTAQFEEFYSSPQARSEIDVLVGDWYISKSDPMGFYDNGLSDSPNNWVGFKSRAYDSTVHQALRTLDDGARARLAIRVQKEFADAAVWIPVAQVPSVLVLKDGLTGPPASQAHLYYPWAAALGTAPGAAPAHQPREKD; encoded by the coding sequence ATGAAGCGCAGCTCCCGGCCGACCGCCCCGCTGCTGGCCGCGGCCGTCGCCGCCCTCGCCCTGAGCGCGGCTGGATGCAGCGGCGCCACCCACACCCTCGGCGGCGGCAAGACGCTGAACGCCGCCGATCTCCGGCTCACCCCCACCACCGCCAAGGCCACCGGACGGCTCGGCACCGTCAACTGGCTGCTGGAGGACGAACCGGACTCCCTCGACCTGGACACCCAGGGCACCAGCGCCGGCCGGGCCGTCCTGACCAACGTCTGCGAGCGGCTGTACCAGCTGCAACCCGATATGTCCGTTCGCCCCTTCCTCGCCCGCAAGGTCACCCGCCCCGACCCCACCACTCTGGTGCTGAGCCTGCGCGACGACGTCACCTTCCACGACGGCGCGAAGATGACCGCCGACGACGTGCTGTGGAGCCTGAAACGCCACGCCGACCCGGACATGGAGCAGGCCGACGAGTTCGGCAACGTCAAGAAGATGGCCGCAACGGGCCCGCACGAGATCACCATTACCTTCAAACAACCCGACGCCCTCTTCACCAAGGCACTCGCGGGCGATGCCGGGCTGGTGTACCACCGCAGCCAGGTCCAGGCGGCGGGAGCGGAGTTCGGTACCCCGGGGCGCGGTGACGCCTGCTCGGGCCCGTACGAGCTCACGAGCTGGAAGTCGGGTGACTCGCTCACCATCCGCCGCTACGACGGCTATTGGGGCCGCAAGCCGCTGACCCGGCAGGTCGTCTTCCGCTGGGCCTCCGACAGCGCCTTCGTCAATGCCCTGACCACCGGCGCCGCCGACGGCGGCTACGCCGAATCCCCCAACACCGCCGCCGCCCTGGCCGGCCGTAAGGGGCTCACCGAGCACTACGGCCCCAGCACCGCCTCCCTCGCCCTCATCCCCACCGAGCGCGGTGGCCTCAAGAACCCCGCGATCCGCCGCGCGCTCTCCCTCGCCCTGGACCGCGCCGGCATCGCCGCCTCCGGCTACGGCGGGCTCGTCCAGCCCTGGGCCGCCCCCGTCGGCTCCGGCGCTTGGGGCTATGCGAAACCCGCATTCTCCGCGGCGCAGCACACGCTGAACGCGTCCGCCCCCGCGCGGCCGGACGCCGCCGCTCTCGCCCGGGCCAGGCGGCTGGTGAAGGCGGCAGGGGCCCCGGCCGAACCGATCGTCATCGGCACGGACGCGAGCCAGGGCCGCACCGTCATCGCCAACGCGGTACGGGCCGCGCTGCAGCGCATCGGGCTCGTCGGACAGATCAAGACCGTGCCGACCGCCCAGTTCGAGGAGTTCTACAGCTCCCCGCAGGCCCGCTCGGAGATCGATGTACTGGTCGGCGACTGGTACATCTCCAAGAGCGACCCGATGGGCTTCTACGACAATGGACTGTCGGACAGCCCCAACAACTGGGTCGGGTTCAAGAGCCGTGCCTACGACAGCACGGTGCACCAGGCGCTGCGCACCCTGGATGACGGCGCGCGCGCCCGGCTCGCCATACGGGTGCAGAAGGAGTTCGCCGACGCGGCGGTCTGGATCCCCGTGGCACAGGTGCCCTCCGTCCTCGTCCTCAAGGACGGTCTGACCGGGCCGCCCGCCTCACAGGCCCACCTCTATTACCCCTGGGCCGCCGCACTGGGTACCGCGCCCGGGGCCGCCCCCGCCCACCAGCCCCGAGAAAAGGACTGA
- a CDS encoding C45 family peptidase, whose translation MAQRTLPVIEIAGPPAERGRQYGEAVRDRIHAAAAYYETAFGAASGLTWQQVTTRAARWLTPVRDYAPHLIEEMQGIADGAGLGLLDILALNARGEVLYDKSFAEISDAAPADGEEPAEGCTSYAAYGEASGDGHVYAGQNWDWRAGVADTVVLIRIVQPPRPTLIMQVEAGQIGRQGANSAGIALNANGLGGRFDDAIGLPQTVVRRSVLDQDSITDAIDVLCRTRAHIASNALLTCREGFAVDLETTPAGHGWMYPTDGLLVHGNHYQAGVPAALSAGYRPVSSDSLIRVPRAEAGLRALRTSTGPDESRKIIRQAMSDHLGHPESLCTHPDPRKPTLRHWTTLVSSCVDLTSGEYHATAGTPCENEYQRVPWNLYDGPGAHR comes from the coding sequence ATGGCACAGCGCACCCTTCCGGTCATCGAGATCGCCGGTCCGCCGGCCGAGCGAGGCCGCCAATACGGCGAGGCGGTGCGCGATCGCATCCATGCCGCGGCCGCGTACTACGAAACCGCTTTCGGCGCCGCCAGCGGGCTGACCTGGCAGCAGGTCACCACCCGGGCCGCCCGCTGGCTGACACCGGTCCGCGATTACGCACCCCACCTGATCGAAGAGATGCAGGGGATCGCCGACGGCGCGGGCCTGGGCCTGCTCGACATCCTCGCCCTCAATGCCCGGGGCGAGGTGCTCTACGACAAGTCCTTCGCCGAGATCAGCGACGCGGCACCGGCGGACGGCGAGGAACCCGCCGAGGGCTGCACCTCGTACGCCGCCTACGGGGAGGCCAGCGGCGACGGCCATGTCTATGCCGGGCAGAACTGGGACTGGCGGGCCGGCGTCGCCGACACCGTCGTACTGATCCGGATCGTCCAGCCGCCCCGGCCGACCCTGATCATGCAGGTGGAGGCCGGGCAGATCGGCCGTCAGGGCGCCAACTCGGCCGGGATCGCACTCAACGCCAACGGCCTCGGTGGGCGGTTCGACGACGCGATCGGGCTGCCGCAGACCGTCGTACGGCGCAGTGTCCTGGACCAGGACAGCATCACCGACGCCATCGACGTGCTGTGCCGCACCCGCGCGCACATCGCCAGCAACGCGCTGCTGACCTGCCGCGAGGGGTTCGCCGTCGACCTGGAGACCACCCCGGCAGGACACGGCTGGATGTACCCCACCGACGGGCTGCTGGTGCACGGCAATCACTACCAGGCCGGTGTCCCGGCCGCGCTCAGCGCCGGATACCGCCCGGTGTCGTCCGACTCCCTCATACGGGTCCCGCGCGCCGAGGCCGGGCTGCGGGCCCTGCGTACGTCCACCGGACCCGACGAATCACGCAAGATCATCCGGCAGGCGATGTCGGACCACCTCGGCCACCCCGAGTCGCTGTGCACCCACCCCGATCCCCGGAAACCCACGCTCCGGCACTGGACGACGCTGGTCTCCTCGTGCGTGGATCTGACCAGCGGCGAGTACCACGCCACTGCGGGCACCCCCTGCGAGAACGAGTACCAGCGGGTGCCGTGGAACCTCTACGACGGACCGGGGGCACACCGATGA
- a CDS encoding MurR/RpiR family transcriptional regulator — protein sequence MTRLRAAVRDAWDELSTSERAVAQHLIGAEPEQLLFASAQELGSASGTSNATVVRALQRIGYAGLPALKRDLTTDFTTAVAPEVRLRQRIAHVGKDLSGIWNDVFGEAADRIGHARRLTDTASFQRAVAALAQAQEVFCYGVAASEIAARHLALMLARTGRRARFLGATGFAFADALLPLGRGDAVVVFQPARPLTEFTVLVERARAVGAKVVFVTDELGDTFEDRVEAVLTAPHTPTGITAESLPGLVIADALLLALTTLDGTRAVETSHQLTALREQLLPPAVRARARKEAP from the coding sequence ATGACGCGGCTGCGAGCCGCAGTCCGCGATGCCTGGGACGAGCTCTCCACCTCCGAGCGCGCCGTCGCCCAGCACCTCATCGGCGCCGAGCCCGAGCAGCTGCTCTTCGCCAGCGCCCAGGAGCTGGGGAGCGCCAGCGGCACCAGCAATGCCACCGTCGTACGCGCCCTCCAGCGCATCGGCTACGCCGGTCTGCCCGCCCTCAAACGCGACCTGACCACCGACTTCACCACCGCAGTCGCCCCCGAGGTCCGTCTTAGGCAGCGCATCGCCCATGTCGGCAAGGACCTGTCGGGCATCTGGAACGACGTCTTCGGCGAGGCGGCGGACCGGATCGGACACGCCCGGCGGCTGACCGACACCGCGTCCTTCCAGCGTGCGGTGGCCGCACTCGCCCAGGCCCAAGAGGTCTTCTGCTACGGCGTCGCGGCCTCCGAAATCGCCGCCCGGCACCTCGCCCTGATGCTCGCCCGGACCGGCCGCCGGGCCCGCTTCCTGGGCGCGACCGGATTCGCGTTCGCCGATGCGCTGCTGCCACTGGGGCGTGGCGACGCGGTGGTGGTCTTCCAGCCGGCCCGCCCGCTGACGGAGTTCACCGTCCTGGTGGAGCGGGCCCGCGCGGTCGGCGCCAAGGTCGTCTTCGTCACCGACGAACTCGGCGACACCTTCGAGGACCGCGTCGAAGCCGTACTGACCGCGCCGCACACCCCCACCGGCATCACCGCCGAGTCGCTGCCCGGCCTGGTCATCGCCGACGCCCTGCTGCTCGCCCTGACCACGCTGGACGGGACCCGCGCGGTGGAGACCTCACACCAACTGACGGCACTGCGCGAACAGTTGCTGCCGCCGGCGGTGAGGGCCCGCGCCCGGAAGGAGGCTCCATAG
- a CDS encoding SDR family oxidoreductase, with product MTGRVALVTGATSGIGAATAETLAERGAYVLVAGRDRERGESVVEAIRQRGGAADFVAADLLDAPAVRQLARAARELGDGRVDILVNSAGIYPLGPTAQASESEVDAVYALNVKAPFYLVAEIAPAMADRGSGAIVNVSTMAAELGIAGAALYGSSKAAVNLLTKSWAAEYGPRGVRVNAVQPGPTRTEGTADMGTDLDTLASQAPAGRPATPREIAEAIAYLAGDTASFVHGVVLPVDGGRTAV from the coding sequence ATGACAGGAAGAGTCGCGCTGGTGACCGGGGCGACCAGCGGTATCGGAGCAGCCACTGCGGAAACGCTCGCCGAGCGTGGTGCGTACGTACTGGTGGCGGGCAGGGACCGAGAACGCGGTGAGAGCGTCGTCGAGGCCATCCGGCAACGTGGCGGCGCCGCTGACTTCGTGGCCGCCGACCTGCTGGACGCCCCCGCGGTCCGACAGCTGGCCCGGGCAGCCAGGGAACTGGGCGACGGCCGGGTGGACATTCTGGTCAACAGCGCGGGCATCTACCCCCTCGGGCCCACGGCGCAGGCATCCGAGAGCGAGGTCGACGCCGTCTACGCGCTGAACGTGAAGGCGCCGTTCTACCTGGTGGCCGAAATCGCCCCGGCAATGGCTGACCGGGGCAGCGGGGCGATCGTCAACGTCAGCACCATGGCCGCCGAGCTCGGCATCGCGGGAGCGGCGCTGTACGGCTCCAGCAAGGCCGCCGTGAACCTGCTGACCAAGTCCTGGGCCGCCGAGTACGGCCCGCGCGGGGTCCGGGTCAACGCCGTCCAGCCGGGGCCGACGCGGACCGAGGGCACGGCAGACATGGGGACGGACCTCGACACCCTCGCCTCCCAGGCACCCGCCGGACGGCCCGCTACCCCGAGGGAGATCGCCGAGGCAATCGCCTACCTGGCCGGCGACACCGCAAGCTTTGTGCACGGCGTGGTGCTACCTGTCGACGGCGGCCGCACCGCTGTGTGA
- a CDS encoding 2Fe-2S iron-sulfur cluster-binding protein has translation MTESRRHLHKNEHRPERTWPGERAGTQQPGAEPGWPGFKTLRVARIVPETAAVSSIYLSSTDHTPLPESRPGQYLSLRLAIGEAAPTVRSYSLSAVPTADTYRISVKHEPHGQVSGYLHGTLRPGDLVDIASPRGTFVLEEGTRPVVLVSAGIGATPVLAMLHRLAAARDPRPVWWIHTAHDRAHHAFADETHTLLAQLPHAHEHIYYTAGAVPHPGEPHVTQGRPTAPSLAAMGVPTDADAYLCGPPAFMDDLGGYLREYGLRPERIHTEQFSALPAINPGVTPTAAIRPHQPPGPPGSGPLITFARSGITTPWSPAHASLLDLAEACDIPTRWSCRTGVCHTCVTHLVTGDITYTTPPLELPEAGTILVCCSTPATEVVLDL, from the coding sequence ATGACGGAATCACGGCGGCACCTGCACAAGAATGAGCATCGGCCCGAGCGCACGTGGCCGGGCGAACGCGCCGGCACCCAGCAGCCCGGGGCAGAGCCGGGTTGGCCGGGTTTCAAGACCCTGCGCGTCGCCCGCATCGTCCCCGAGACCGCGGCCGTCTCGTCGATCTACCTCAGCAGCACCGACCACACCCCCCTTCCCGAGTCCCGCCCCGGCCAGTACCTCTCCCTCCGCCTCGCCATCGGCGAGGCCGCCCCCACGGTGCGCAGCTACTCCCTGTCCGCCGTGCCCACCGCCGACACCTACCGCATCAGCGTCAAACACGAGCCCCACGGGCAGGTCAGCGGCTACCTCCATGGCACGCTCCGCCCCGGGGATCTCGTGGACATCGCAAGCCCCCGGGGAACGTTCGTGCTCGAAGAAGGCACCCGACCGGTCGTCCTCGTCTCCGCGGGGATCGGTGCCACGCCCGTGCTCGCCATGCTCCACCGACTCGCCGCCGCCCGGGACCCACGCCCCGTCTGGTGGATCCACACCGCCCACGACCGCGCCCACCACGCCTTCGCGGACGAGACCCACACGCTCCTGGCGCAACTCCCCCACGCCCACGAGCACATCTACTACACCGCCGGGGCCGTCCCGCATCCCGGCGAGCCCCACGTCACCCAGGGACGTCCGACCGCCCCCTCACTCGCGGCCATGGGCGTTCCCACGGATGCCGACGCCTATCTCTGCGGACCGCCGGCCTTCATGGACGACCTCGGCGGTTACCTGCGCGAGTACGGCCTGCGCCCCGAGCGAATCCATACGGAACAGTTCAGCGCCCTCCCCGCCATCAATCCCGGCGTCACGCCCACGGCCGCGATCCGGCCGCACCAACCACCCGGCCCACCGGGCTCCGGCCCCCTGATCACCTTCGCCCGCAGCGGCATCACCACCCCCTGGTCGCCCGCTCACGCGTCACTCCTCGACCTCGCCGAGGCCTGCGACATCCCCACCCGGTGGTCCTGTCGCACCGGCGTCTGCCATACCTGCGTCACCCACCTCGTGACAGGCGACATCACGTACACCACCCCACCCCTCGAACTCCCCGAGGCCGGCACCATCCTCGTCTGCTGCAGCACCCCGGCCACGGAAGTCGTCCTCGACCTCTAA